The Oenanthe melanoleuca isolate GR-GAL-2019-014 chromosome 1A, OMel1.0, whole genome shotgun sequence genome contains a region encoding:
- the PMCH gene encoding pro-MCH, with product MCISSYILILSLLPLFSQGFLLSKPLQEFEDEDMLLATLNLGKNLQNGDKIMNRGAIPLLKHYKTEDNSVFNDKNAGNMKFLDRGSRHDFFNHVMPINLGRKQLPYPALMGAVGFPADTEIQNTESIQERETTDEENSAKFPIGRRDFDSKYFIFIQKNISFW from the exons atGTGCATATCATCATATATCCTaattctctcccttctccctcttttttctcAAGGTTTTCTACTCTCAAAACCTCTGCAAGAGTTTGAAGATGAAGATATGTTGCTAGCTACATTAAATCTGGGAAAAAATCTACAAAATGGAGATAAAATTATGAACAGGGGAGCTATACCTTTGCTGAAGCACTACAAGACTGAAGACAACAGTGTTTTCAATGATAAGAATGCTGGAAACATGAAGTTTTTG GACAGAGGTTCCAGACATGATTTCTTCAATCACGTTATGCCAATCAACTTGGGTAGAAAGCAACTACCTTATCCTGCACTGATGGGTGCTGTGGGTTTTCCAGCTGacactgaaatacaaaatactgaGTCAATACAGGAAAGAGAGACCACAGATGAAGAAAATTCAGCTAAATTCCCTATAGGAAGAAGGGATTTtgacagtaaatattttatttttatacaaaaaaatatttcattctggTAA